Part of the Labilibaculum antarcticum genome, TCTGCAAAACTATTACTCCAAGCAAAGATTGAAAGTAGGAAGGCAATAAATATTTTTTTAAGCATGATTTATCGATTTACGATCTGTAATTATTTTATTCTTTTGATATAGACGTAGAATGCTGAAAAGTCAATTCCTTCGCTATTGGTGAACAAAGCTTCTAAATGCTGACGTCCTTTTGAAAGGTATGCTTTGAAACTGACTTTTTTTTGAGTCATGTCAACTTCTTTTACTTGGTGGATTCCTTCAATATCAAGTGTCGCTTTTTTCAAATGGATAAAAATGCCGGCAGGTTTAATTTCAGTCCAATTGGTTTTAACGCCTTGTTGTGGAACGATATCTTTAAACGCTAAGCCTGATTCACGAGGCCATCTGGTTAATGAAATTTCATATTCACCTTCTTCTTGAACATCAATCATCCAATAACCTTTGGCTAAAGCTGGTTTCTTTCCTGAAAAAGGATCGCGGATATAAGATTGATTCCAAGCATTTGCCGTGAAGGTATGCAAATCGTGAACTGTAATTGTAGATTCTTCATTTTCAGAAGTTCCAATTTTATAAGCTTCGTAATGTCCAAAGTCACGAGATGTGTAGGTCCACCATTTTTCGTAAGCATCTCTCATTTCTTCCACTTTCTCAGGATGTTGAGAAGCAATATCTTTATCTTGTCCTGGATCGTTTTTGATGTTGTACAATTCCTTACCATCAATTAGTCGCCACTCATCATCCATTACAGAGCACATTCTCCATTTTTCTGGTTGTTGCAGTCTGTTGTTGTCAACAACACAATAACGATGAGGTAATTTGTCTACTTGTTTTGTAATTACTGGGGCTAAGTCGATTCCATCTTGAGCAGGACCATCCACTTTTCCTAAATTACATAGGTCCATAAGAGTTGGAAGGATGTCGAAGTTCATAGTTAGTTGATCAATTTCTCGACCTCCAGTTAGTTTGCCATCTTTCCAGCGAATAAAGAAAGGAGTACGGTGACCACCTTCATATTGTGATCCTTTGTGGCCTTTCATTCCTGCATTGAAACCTTTTTCGTTACCTGGTTTTCCAGTATGTCCAGCTGCAGTTCCATTATCAGTCGTGAAGATTAGAATTGTATTGTCTTTCAAACCAAGTTCTTCCAACTTTTTATCGAGGATTCCCATATTGTCATCAATGTTGGTAATCATACCATAAAAAGCTTTTTGTTTTTCTGTGATGGAGGTTTCATATTTGTAAATATCGTAGTATTTTTTCTCTACATTATAGGGTCCGTGAGGTGCATTTGTGGATAAGTAAACAAAGAATGGCTCATCTTTTTTGCGTTCGATAAAATCCATTGCTTCTGAAAAGAAAACATCGGTACAGTATCCTTTAAATTTTTCTGGCGTTCCATTGCGAAAATAAGTATCATCGAAATAGTCATTATTCCAATAATCAGGTGTTTGACTAACTCCACCACCACCAAGGGAAACTGTTTCATCAAAACCTCTGTCTTGAGGTAGGTAAGGATAAGAATCGCCCAAGTGCCATTTCCCGAACATGGCTGTAGAATAACCATTCTCTTTGAATACCTGTGGCATAATTACAAATTTTTCTCTGAGAATATTACATCCTCCAATAGTATGCCAAACACCTGCCCGGTTTCCATCGGCACCAGTCATTAAACCGGAACGGCTTGGAGCACAGGTTGTACCGCAATGGTAATTGGATAAACGCACACCATTGTCGTGCATTTTATCCATATTAGGAGTTTTTATTATTTTATTACCGTGAGCAGCAACGTCACCGTATCCTTGATCATCTGTTAGGATAAGGATAACATTGGGTTTTTTACTGTTCTGTGCTTTTGTAGTGATGTTTCCTATACAAAGAGCTATTGTAGCTGCTGTGTATACAAGTTTCTTTAGAAATGACATGTTTTATTGTTTATGGTTCTGTTTATTTCTTAATTTCTTTTCAAAGCTTCCTGCTTGAGTACCTCTTCGTAATTTCCAGTTAAATGAGGTTTTTTATCAATAGCTTTGGCATGACGATCGAAAAGGATAGAGTATTTTTGGTAATCGTTGTAGTCAAGCGCATTGTTTACCATTTGTTTGTATTGTTCGTCGTACAACTTGCGCATTTCAACTAATTTCTTTTTGTATTCAGGATTTTTCGCATAGTTATTCATTTCCAATCGATCTTTTCCAATGTTGAAAAGTTCTTGCGGTAGATTTCATTCTTTCATCGGAATATTGCCAGTAGATGTATTTCCAATCTTTTGAAACCACCGACATGGCTTGAATTTCATCATTTCCCCACATGTTGGTTAAGGCAATGACTTCACGCTTAATCCCCTCTGGCTTTTCAATAAGAGGCAAAAGATTCACGCCATCCATATTTTTAGGAATATCTATAGCTGCATAGCTTAAAATGGTGGGTGCGATATCGATATTTGCAGTTACTGTTTCGCGTTTTAATCCTCTTTTAGCTTTTGGAGCCCATGGATCGTAAATAATAAATGGCGATTTGGAAGCTTCTTCGTAAGGAAGTACTTTCCCTGCTAGGTTATGAGCACCACAGCTATATCCATTATCACCAGTAAATATGATGATGGTGTTTTCATCCATTCCTTGTTCTTTCAGCGATTTGCGAATCATGCCTATTGCATAATCAACACCATAAATTAACTGGTTGTATTTTGTAATAGCTTCTTGATAAGATTCTTCTGATTCTCTCCAGAAGTTATAAGCATTGTATTGGCGACCAGATTTAGCCTGTGCTGAAAGGTGTTTGGCATTTTTAGCGCCATAGTTAGCTGGTTTTTTGTATTTTTCACCTTCATATATGTGGTCGAAATACTTATCGGGAGTAAAAGGTAGGTGAGGAGCTTTAAAACTGATAGACATACAAAATGGTTTGCCCGATTTTTTAGCTTCTTTAATAAAATCATTAGCCCAAGCACCATATGCTCGGGTACTGTGAGGATATTTTTCAGCATATTTAGCAATGCCAGGATTTTTAGCTGTTTTGTATAGGGTTTGACCAGGACCGCCAGCCCACATGTCAAAGTAACCGACAGGCAGTTTATCTTTAATTTTATCCGTTTCGGTTGTATCCATTTCAAAACCGACTTTTCCGGCAAAGCCAGTGAAATATCCTGCTTCTTGCAACAATACAGGATAACTCTTATCTAATTTTTCAGGTTTCAAATCTCCATGCATGAAATTGCATCCAGTTTTATATTCATACATTCCTGTTAGAATATTTACTCGATTAGCCATACAAATAGAAGTTGTATTGTAATGATTTAAGAACATTACACCATCACTAGCTAATTTGTCCATGTTCGGAGTTACAACTTGATCATTTCCGTAGCAACCTGTAGCAATACTTGTTTGATCATCGGAAAGCAAGAAGATGATATTTGGCTTTTCCTGAGCGTTTAAATAGGTAGTACTTGCAAGAAAACCAAGAATAGCAATTAGTATTAATTTGAATTGTATCATTATATTGTATCTCAATGAAAGATTCTCTTTGGCTTTTATTATCGGCTAATAATTCCAAATATACCGACTACTTGTTAATGAATTCATAATGTAGGCCTCTACAAATACTCTACGCAGAGCTTAATTTGATCTTTTTAATTTCGCAATTGAAACCCCTTGCGCGTGATTGTAATTGTTTGTGTGTTAGTGTTTTGCGGCTTACTTATTGGCGTATGCCCCCTTTTTGTAAGATATTTTAACACCTGTATTTTTTTTCTTGTGGTTTGAAAAAGGAGGATAAAATAAAGTCCCTTACTCTATAAACAGAGTAAGGGACTTTAATATTTTCACTTTAAGAATGTAAGGCCTAAAATTATCTACTCGTTAAAATCAGCGCAAAATACTGATTGGTTATTAGCCGATGTAAGGTGAATGTAGTCAACGGATCCGCTACCGTGGAATAACAGGGTGGTTCCAATGATTTTACCAATAGATTTTTGGTAATTATCCGAAAAGACAATGGAATCATTCGCAGTAACTACTATGGTTTTGTTTTCATTTACAATAGTAACATTCATCCAATTGTTTTGATTCATTACAAAGCGACTTAAATCTTCACTTCTGCCATCTCCCGATTTTTCGCCTATTATGTATTCACCATAAGTACTACAGCCTTCATTTACAAACTTAAAAAGAACGCTGCCATCTGTACCTGTTATGCTGAGATAAACAGAAAAGCATCTAATTGCCGGCCAAAAAGAACGGTTTTTGAATTTGGTTTTGTACTGGAATGAATCTCCGGAGAAATTGGTCGATTGAAAATTATCCAAACGTACCTCAACTATTTTAGATGTGTCGATACCCAGAGAATTAAGGTGCTTTGGAGTCGCATGAAAAATTCCATTTTTCTGATTTTGTGATAATGGAATCGGGTAGTATCGGCCATCTTGATCCTCTTTAAAGTAATGGGACATAGCTAGCCAACCCTCAGTTGGGGCAATTATTTTAACATGCTCCGATTTTTTTTGCTTTCCGGATAGAAGAACGGCTTCAAAATATCCTGGATAAGCGTAAAAATGGGATATTTGTTTTTGATCTTTTATCGGAATTCTTTTTGTTTTGTCTCCAAAGTCGATACTTGCAGTATCCTGTCCTTTGGGGATTGTAAATTCAAAAAAAGCAGTGGTTGGGCATTTTCCTTCCAGTTTAAGTAATTTTAATTTGCCCATACTTGCTTCCTGCTTGGGCACTTGATTTTGCTTATTCGAAAGTATAAAAAGGGTACCGATTATAATTGCTATAAAAGGAAGAGCTACGTAAAGCCATTTTAAATTTAGGGTTTTGGAAACTTCTTGATAGTCGGCGTAATCTATCAGTGCGCCTATCGTGCTTTCCTGTGGAGAATAGCTGTCGCTGGTTTTTACTTTTTTAAATAATCGCTTAAGGGTAGCAACACTAATAAGAACTTTGGTTTTTTGGTGAATTCGAAAACTTAAGTCTTCAAAATCTTTATTTTTCCAAGATTGACTTTTCCCTTTATTGAACTTCTTTTCAACAGATTTAAGGATTTTAGGATGTTGATTTTTGTTCATGGGTCAATTTGAAATTTTGAGTTATGCTTTTAAGTTACTGTAGGTTATTCGGTTAGCTTGTTCTCTTGTTTGGGCTACTGTTGAATAAGCGAATATGGAAATATTTTGTCAGTAATCCATAGATTTACTTTTAAAAGTGATTGTAACCAGAGGGAATTAATTGTAAAGAGAGATAGATTAGAAATGAACGGGAGAAGAAATATCATTAACGCATTTAAGTTGTTTGCCTTTTCGATGGCAATCGTTCTTGTGTTTTTGTGCGATTTTGTAAATGCGCAAAGTCCGTTTCTTGATCAATCCATTTTCGAGGATGGAACTTCTGTTAAAGTGGATTTTGAAACTGATGATTTTCAGGAAATTAAAGACTCAGTTTATTTGTTTTTTGATCGGGATAGGATGCCGGTATTTTATTTTCAGAAGCTGTTTACTCCTGTGTGTGATGATACGGTTTGCAAACCAGTTACCATCACTTTAATATGGAATTTGTTAGGGAACTATAAGAATTATAGGGTAGACGCTAATAAATTGCTCAGCAAACGGGATCATACAAATTTCTCTGATGAGGATTACGAAAAATTGCATCAAGTATTATCTAATGAATACTCTGTATTAAAATCGTTTAGTAAGGAAAATCTATCATCCTTGCATCAGAAAAAGAAAGAAGGAGCTTATGATGAGGTAGATGCAGTCTCAGGTGCAACGCCTAAAAAAATTAAAAATGATGTTGTTGAAGGTGCTTTGTATACCTGCTATACGTTATGGTTTTACAGTCATGGTCTTATAAAGGAGCAATTGCTAAATTATACCGATTCGAAGCTTTTTAATGAGCAATTGTTGCATGAAATGTTGCTTTCGAACAAAATGAAGGAGTTTGATTTTGCACTAAATAAGTTGGTTGATTTTAGTGTTGATGTATATCAAGATGATCTAATTCAGATTCTTAGTGTTGGTAACTCTTTTATTACTGATCGCATTAGTAAAGCTTTGCCAGTAAAGCTAATAAGGGACAATGGTTTTGTAGAAGACTTGTGGAATTTGTATGGGAATTTACATTATCAATCGCAAGTTTTGGTTTTGGAGCAATT contains:
- a CDS encoding sulfatase-like hydrolase/transferase, which codes for MIQFKLILIAILGFLASTTYLNAQEKPNIIFLLSDDQTSIATGCYGNDQVVTPNMDKLASDGVMFLNHYNTTSICMANRVNILTGMYEYKTGCNFMHGDLKPEKLDKSYPVLLQEAGYFTGFAGKVGFEMDTTETDKIKDKLPVGYFDMWAGGPGQTLYKTAKNPGIAKYAEKYPHSTRAYGAWANDFIKEAKKSGKPFCMSISFKAPHLPFTPDKYFDHIYEGEKYKKPANYGAKNAKHLSAQAKSGRQYNAYNFWRESEESYQEAITKYNQLIYGVDYAIGMIRKSLKEQGMDENTIIIFTGDNGYSCGAHNLAGKVLPYEEASKSPFIIYDPWAPKAKRGLKRETVTANIDIAPTILSYAAIDIPKNMDGVNLLPLIEKPEGIKREVIALTNMWGNDEIQAMSVVSKDWKYIYWQYSDERMKSTARTFQHWKRSIGNE
- a CDS encoding arylsulfatase encodes the protein MSFLKKLVYTAATIALCIGNITTKAQNSKKPNVILILTDDQGYGDVAAHGNKIIKTPNMDKMHDNGVRLSNYHCGTTCAPSRSGLMTGADGNRAGVWHTIGGCNILREKFVIMPQVFKENGYSTAMFGKWHLGDSYPYLPQDRGFDETVSLGGGGVSQTPDYWNNDYFDDTYFRNGTPEKFKGYCTDVFFSEAMDFIERKKDEPFFVYLSTNAPHGPYNVEKKYYDIYKYETSITEKQKAFYGMITNIDDNMGILDKKLEELGLKDNTILIFTTDNGTAAGHTGKPGNEKGFNAGMKGHKGSQYEGGHRTPFFIRWKDGKLTGGREIDQLTMNFDILPTLMDLCNLGKVDGPAQDGIDLAPVITKQVDKLPHRYCVVDNNRLQQPEKWRMCSVMDDEWRLIDGKELYNIKNDPGQDKDIASQHPEKVEEMRDAYEKWWTYTSRDFGHYEAYKIGTSENEESTITVHDLHTFTANAWNQSYIRDPFSGKKPALAKGYWMIDVQEEGEYEISLTRWPRESGLAFKDIVPQQGVKTNWTEIKPAGIFIHLKKATLDIEGIHQVKEVDMTQKKVSFKAYLSKGRQHLEALFTNSEGIDFSAFYVYIKRIK